CCGCCGACGGCGCGGCCGATCGCGGTGACCTCGAGCAGGGCGCTGCCCAGCTCGGCGTCACTCACCGACCCGGACGTGTCGATGACGACGCCGACCCGGGGAGGCATGCGACGCAGGCTTGGCAGGACCGCGCCGGGAACGGCCGCGCCGCGCCGGGCCGGGCGGCCGTAGGTGTAGTCGTCGCCGGCACCGGAGGCGGACAGCGCGGCCCGGACGGCCGCGCCGAGCAGGTCCCGCCATGCCCGCGGCGGGTGGAACGCGTCCTCGGCCCATCGCCGCCAGCCGGCCGGGACACTGCCCGGGCTGCCGGTGATGCCCTGCGCGACTCGGAAGCGGACCGCGTCCCGTTCCTGTGGGCTCAGGGCGTGCGCGCCGACGGACCCAAGGTCCCAGTCCCGTTCCAGGCCGTCGGCGCCGCTGCCGCAGTCCAGCCAGGCGAGGCTCTCGGTATACGGGTTCAGCCGGAACATGCCCAGGTACTCCTCCATGAGCTTCCCCTCGGGCAGCCGGAGAAGGTCGGGCCGGACGGCGCCGACGGGACGGGCGAGGCCGTCACCGTAGACGTCGTCGTTGATCTCGCAGTCGGCCGCGATGTTCATCCGCAGCCGCTCCCCCGGCCCGTCGACGCCGTGCTCGCGCGCGTACCGGTCGCCACGGCCGGGATGGTCGCGCAGCAGGTGCGACACCTCGTGCACCCACACACCGGCGAGCTCCTCCAACGACATCCGGTTTACGAACGTCGGCGAGACGTAGCAGCGCCAGTGCCGGTCGACGGCCATCGTCGGCACCCGGCGTGACTCGACCGGGTGCAGCGCGAACAGCGCGGTCGCCAGATAGGGACGCGCCTGGACGGCGAGCAGCCGCGCGGCGAGCAGCTTCTCCCGGTCCAGGGTGATTCGCCCGCTCACCGCCGCCGTCGCGCCTGCCGGCACCCACGCGCCCGGCTTGGCGCGCGGGCCCGCCGCGGCCGGCACCCCCGGCGTCGCCGGCGTCATCGGGCAGTCCCGGCGGCGTCCGCCCGCCGGGCCAGGGAGACCACGCCGGCGAGCCGTTCGATCGCCTCGGGGACCTCCCAGTCCGGCTGGCGCAGCGCGGCGAGCGTGGTCGCCGGGACGACCACGAGGTCCGGCTCGCCGGTGTCCAGCGCCCGGACGAGCAGCGCCCAGGCCGCGTCCCAGCGGTCCTTGCCCGGGCGGCGGCGGACCGCGTCGACGACGCCGTCCAGGACGGCCTGCCGCAGGTCGCCCCGTTCGGGCAGCTCGGCCCCCGCCGGGTCGGCGAGCAGCGTCTCGGGATCGGGCAGGTCCAGCCGGTCCAGGCTGGCGAGAAGCTCCAGCCCCGGGCCATCTCCGACAGTCCCCCGGGCCAGCGTCGACAGGACCTCCCGCGACGTGCCAGCGGCCGTCGCGAAGGCGACCAGCCGCAGCGTCATGTCCCAGCTACGGGGCGACGGCCAGGCGCCGCCTCGGCGGGCCTCCCTGTCCGGCAGCCGGTGCACGAGCCCGGGACGGGCTGCGAGCAGCCCGCACACGGCCCGCCGGGCGAACGCCACGGCCTCGGGCAGTCGCGCCTGGTCGAGCAGCGGCAGCGTCGCCGCCGGCCAGGTACCGCCGAGGCCGCGCACGACGACGTCCGGTTCGTGCACCCAGGGAAGGTGCACGAACCGGTTGGCGAGCGGCGGGCTGAGCTCCCAGCCGTCGGCCGCTGAGGACCGGGGATTGGCTGCGGCGACGATCCGCACCCCGGCCGGCAGCCGCAGTGCGCCGACGCGCCGCTCCAGGACCAGGCGCAGCAGGGCGGCCTGGACCGCCGGCGGCGCGGTCGACAGCTCGTCGAGGAAGAGCAGCCCTCGGCCCGCCTGGACCAGGCGCACGGCCCAGTCCGGCGGTGCCATCGGGACGCCCTGGACGGCCGGGTCGTCGCCGACGACGGGCAGGCCGGCGAAGTCGGACGGCTCGTGCACGCTCGCGATCACGGTCGTCAGCGGCAGGTCGAGGGAGTGGGCGAGCTGGGTCAGCGCGGAGGTCTTGCCGATTCCCGGCTCGCCCCAGAGCAGCACCGGCAGGTCGGCCGCCACCGCGAGCATCAGGGCCTCCAGCTGTGGGTCCTGGCGCGGTTCGCTCGCGGTGGTGGTCAGCAGGGCGAGCAGGTCGTCCGCGACGGCGAGCTGGTCGGTACGCCCGCGGGATGAGGCGGCCAGGGTCGACATGGGCGGTGGGGTCGTGGGCCGCGCGGTCCCGACCGGCATGGACGTGGCCAGCGTCGGAGTGGGCAGCGTCGATGTGGACAGCGTTGGTACGGGCATGAGTGATCACCTGTTGGGGTGGGCGCGGCGGGCGCGCGAAAGGCGAGTGCGTCAGGGGACGGACGGCCGAGGCCGGCCGTCAGTGGTGCTGCGCGTGCCGGGGGTGACGCCGGCGGTCGCGGGGCTTCGGGGCGCGCTGCGCCCGGCGGTCGGACAGCCCCGACCGGTACAGCCCGTAGGCGACGCGCCCGCGCGCGGCCGCCACCAGCTCGTCGCGCAGGGGGCCGTCCCGCAGGACCGCCGCCGGCCCGAGGAGCGTCTCCACCGCTGCCA
Above is a window of Pseudofrankia saprophytica DNA encoding:
- a CDS encoding vWA domain-containing protein; amino-acid sequence: MTPATPGVPAAAGPRAKPGAWVPAGATAAVSGRITLDREKLLAARLLAVQARPYLATALFALHPVESRRVPTMAVDRHWRCYVSPTFVNRMSLEELAGVWVHEVSHLLRDHPGRGDRYAREHGVDGPGERLRMNIAADCEINDDVYGDGLARPVGAVRPDLLRLPEGKLMEEYLGMFRLNPYTESLAWLDCGSGADGLERDWDLGSVGAHALSPQERDAVRFRVAQGITGSPGSVPAGWRRWAEDAFHPPRAWRDLLGAAVRAALSASGAGDDYTYGRPARRGAAVPGAVLPSLRRMPPRVGVVIDTSGSVSDAELGSALLEVTAIGRAVGGRGDLVTVVPCDAAAQAVRSLCHAEGIPLIGGGGTNLCAGLDAALRARPRPDVLVVLTDGQTPWPRLSPSCRTVIGLFDRRPSPGRESSRWDLPPAWATVVTIGAGT
- a CDS encoding AAA family ATPase, which gives rise to MSTLAASSRGRTDQLAVADDLLALLTTTASEPRQDPQLEALMLAVAADLPVLLWGEPGIGKTSALTQLAHSLDLPLTTVIASVHEPSDFAGLPVVGDDPAVQGVPMAPPDWAVRLVQAGRGLLFLDELSTAPPAVQAALLRLVLERRVGALRLPAGVRIVAAANPRSSAADGWELSPPLANRFVHLPWVHEPDVVVRGLGGTWPAATLPLLDQARLPEAVAFARRAVCGLLAARPGLVHRLPDREARRGGAWPSPRSWDMTLRLVAFATAAGTSREVLSTLARGTVGDGPGLELLASLDRLDLPDPETLLADPAGAELPERGDLRQAVLDGVVDAVRRRPGKDRWDAAWALLVRALDTGEPDLVVVPATTLAALRQPDWEVPEAIERLAGVVSLARRADAAGTAR